The window GCTGGTGCAGACACTGTTCACGCTCCGGTATGCGGCGCTGTACTACAGCACGGGTGGGAAGGCCGGTTCTGCCGTGGGCGGCATCGACTTCAACCAGGAACGCCACCCGCAGTACACCGACTTTGCCTACCTCGCGACGAGCCTCGGCATGACCTACCAGGTCTCCGACACGGCCCTGCAGAACCACGGCATCCGGGCTGAGGCGCTCAAGCACAGCCTGCTGTCCTACCTCTTTGGCACCGTCATCCTCGCCACGACGATCAGTCTCGTGATCAACCTGGCCTTCTGACCTGCAGAGCGGCCGTAGATCCGTCCCGCGGCTACGCCGCCGTGCGGAAGAACAACGCGGTCACCCTCGCGAGCCGGTGCGGGTCCTCGACCCCGCACAGTTCCCGGGCCGAATGCATCGACAGGAGGGGCACACCGACGTCGACTGTCCGGATCCCGAGGCGGGTGGCGGTCAGCGGGCCGATCGTGGAGCCGCAGGGCATCACGTTGTTGGAGACGAACTCCTGGTAAGGAATGCCGGCGCCGGCGCACAGCCGCGCCCAGAGGGCTGCCCCCGTGGCATCCGTGGCGTAGCGCTGGTTGGCGTTGATCTTCAGCAGCGGGCCGCCGTTCAAAGCCGGCCGGTTAGCCGGATCGTGCCGTTCGGGGTAGTTGGGATGGACGGCATGACCGGCGTCGGCGGAAACGCAGAACGACGCCGCCAAAGCCTGCCGCCGCTGGCTCGCCGTGGCGCCCAGGCCGTCGGAAATGCGCACCAGCACGTCTTCGAGGATGGGACCGCTCGCGCCGGACCGGGAGGCGGAGCCGATCTCCTCATGATCGAAAGCGGCCAGAACGGCGATCGGCGCCCCCGGAGGCAGCGGCGCGTCGGCGTGGTCTATCAGTGCGGTCAGCCCGGCATGGGTCGCCGACAGGTTGTCCAGCCGACCGGAGGCGAAGAACTCACCGTTCGCGCCGAAGACAGCGGGTGCCTGGGTGTCGGCGATGACGACGTCGTAGCCGCCGATCAGGGCAGCGTCAACATCCGCGCCGGCCACCCGGGCCGCCAGCAGGCCCAGCAGGTCGTTAGCGGCAGGGTCCCCCAGGCCATAGACCGGGTTCATATGCTGCTGCTTGTCCAGGGCCAGCCCCTCGTTCACGGCACGGTCCAGGTGGATGGCGAGCTGCGGGAACCGCAGCAGCGGCCCGGTGGCGGTGAGGTGCTCGGTGCCGTCCACCATCACCAGGCGTCCGGCGAGCTGCAGTTCCCGGTCCAGCCAGGAGTTCAGCAACGGTCCGCCGTACACCTCGACGCCAGCCTGCAGCCAGCCGAATTTGCCGGTGGTGGGTCTGGGTTTGAGCTTGAACGAGGGGGAGTCCGTGTGGGCTCCGAGGATGTTGAACCCGGTGGTGGGACCGGCCGTCTCCGGCGTGACCCAGGCGATGATGGCGCCGTCGCGGATGACATAAAACTTCCCGGCGCCGGCGGGCAGGTCCCAGTGCTGCAGCTCATCAAGGGCGGTGAATCCTGCGCCGTTCAGCCGGCGGGCGGCTTCGTGGACGGCGTGGAAGCTCGACGGTGACGCGGTGACGTACGCGCCGAGGTCTTGGATGTGGGCTGCGGCATTGGTCTGGAAGGGCATGGCTCCGAGTCTAACGCTGCGCCCCGCGGCCGGTTGCCCTATGCCGGTTGCCCTATACGGGACAAACAGAAGCGGGCGGCGCAGAGGCCGGCGAATCCGGCCCCTGCGCCGCCCGGGCGGCCTGTCGTGGTTCTGACGCCGCTAAGTTAGGACACCGGGCCGGCAGCCGCGCCGGCATCAACCGTCTCGGTCCCGGAGGTTCCCGGCTCGCCGGCCGGGGACTTTCCGCCGTGCTTCCGGTAACGCCATACGCCCACCCCGACCACGACGGCGGCGAGGGCCAGCGAGAGGAGCAGTGATTCGCGGGTGGTCTCCAGGATGACCATGCCGATCAGCAGGGCGGCGATGCTGATGATGGCCACCCAGGTCAGGTAGGGGAAGAGCCACATCTTGAGCTGCAGGTCCTTGGCCGCGGCTCCCATTCGGCGCCGCAGGATCAATTGCGAGCTTGCGATCACCAGCCAGACGAACAAGGCGATGGCTCCTGAGGTGTTGACCAGGAACAGGAAAACGGTGTCGGGGGCGATGTAGTTCAGTCCCACAGTGATGAAGCCGACCACAGTGGAGGCCAGGACGGCTGCAGCAGGGACGCCGCGCCTGGAAATCCGCATCCAGGCGCGCGGTGCGTCGCCACGGCGGGAGAGGGAGAACAGCATCCGGCTTGCGGTGTAGAGGCCGGAGTTGAGGCAGGACAGCACCGAGGTCAGAACCACGATGTCCATGATGGTGCCGGCGCCGGGGATACCGAACAGCTCGATGACAGCAACGTACGGGCTCTTGGCGACGGAGGCCGAGTTCCAGGGCAGGAGGGTGACCACTACCGCGATGGAGCCGATGTAGAAGACGAGGATGCGCCAGACGGTGGATTTCACGGCCTTCTTGACGGCGTCGACCGGGTTTTCGGACTCGCCCGCGGCAATGGTGGCGATCTCAGCTCCGAAGAAGGAGAAGACAACCACCAGGATGCCGGCCAGCACGGCGCCCGGACCGTTCGGCATGAAGCCGCCGTTGTTCAACAGGTTGCTCACGCCGGGGGCGGGAACGCCCGGGATCAGGCCCAGGATGGCGGCGACGCCGAAGAGCAGGAACAGCGATATGGCCGCAACCTTGATGGAGGCAAACCAGAACTCGAACTCGCCAAAGGATTTCACCGAGCCCAGGTTGGTAAGGGTCAGCAACACCATCAGCAGCAGGGCCCAGACCCACTGGTCAATTCCCGGCACCCAGCGGTGCATGATCGCAGCGCCGGCGGTGGCCTCGATGCCCAGGACAATGATCCAGAACCAGGCGTACAGCCAGCCGATGCTGAAGCCGGCCCAGCGGCCCAAGGCCTTATCCGCATAGGTCGAGAACGACCCGGTTTCCGGGTTGGCCGCCGCCATCTCGCCAAGCATCCGCATGACCAGGATGACAACAAGGCCGGCTGCCATGTAGGCGACCAGGATTCCCGGTCCGGCCTGCTGAATGGCTGCACCGGAGCCGACAAACAGGCCGGCACCGATCACCCCGGCGATGGCAATCATGGACAAGTGCCTGGGTTTCAGGGACTTGGAGAGTTGCTGGTCAGCCTGCATAAGGCGCCGTCCTTTTGTGAATTGTGCGGGTCCGCAGGTGGATAGAAGAGATATGTGGGGCGGACCACATCGTCGTTTCACCCTAAACCCGGCCCCGCACGTCGCGTCCTGTGCGATCTCACATATTACGGCGGCGAAGGCGGGGCACACTGCCAAGAAGAAGGCCCGTGAGGCAAAGAAAGTTGCGTCACGGGCAATTTCGAAATGTGCCTGAAACCACTGTTTCAAGCATTTCCCGCGCGCAGACGTCCCGGGGGTCCTTTAGGGATCGAGGGTTTGCGGCCCCCTACTGTTCAGTAGTCCGGGTTGCTTGGCACCACCAGGCCGGTTTCGTAGGCGTAGACCACTGCCTGGACCCGGTCACGCAGGTGAAGCTTGGTAAGGATCCGCCTTACATGTGTTTTGACGGTGGCCTCGGCGAGGAAGTACCGGTGCGCGATCTCGGCGTTGGAGAGCCCCTCCGCCATCGCTCCGAGCATCTCGGTTTCACGCGGGGTGAGGTCCTCCAGCAGCGGATCCCTGGCGGGCCGGACCCCGCCGGGGGCGGCCCTCCGGTCCGACGCTGCTGCACCGGCCCGGACGTAGGCTTCGAGCAGACGGCGGGTGACGCGCGGTGCCACCACGGCGTCGCCGCTCGCCACGACCCGCACGGCATGGATCAGTTCGGCGGGAGCCACGTCTTTGAGCAGGAACGCTGACGCGCCGGCCTGTAGCCCGGCGAACGCGTACTCATCCAGGTCAAAAGTGGTGAGGATGATGATCTTCGTGTGGGCTGCGGCGGCGGTGATGGCCCGGGTGGCTTCGATTCCATCCAGTACCGGCATCCGCACATCCATCAGCACGACGTCAGGTCCCAGGGCGCGCACCTGGCGGACCGCATCGGCGCCGTCGGACGCCTCGCCAACAATGCTGAGATCGTCCTCGCCCTCAAGGATCAGGCGGAAGCCCATCCGCAGAAGTGGCTGGTCATCGACCAGCAGTACGCGGATCCGCCCTGATCCCTCCGCCGATTCATGGTGACTCATGTGCCCTGCTTTCCGTTGTCGCCGTTCCAGTGCAGCACGGCGTGCACGCGCCAGCCGTGATCGCCGCTCCGACCCGCCTGCACCGCGCCCGCGTAGATGCGCGCCCGCTCCAGCATGCCCGCAAGGCCTTGCCCGGCGCCCCCTGACCTGTCGGGGTCCCGGGCACCCTGCACGCTGATGGCGCCGGCGTCATCGACGGTGCCCTTGCCGTCATCGATGACGTCGATGGTGACCCTCGGACCGTTCCGGGCGATCACCACGTCCACGCGGCCCAGCGAACGGCCGTAGCGCAGCGCGTTCGTCAGCGACTCCTGCACGATCCGGTAGACCGTCAACTGGAACGCGGCGTCGTCCGGCAGCGACGGGCCGGTGTGCCTGTAGTGCAGCGGAAGTCCCGCCATGCGGAAACCTTGCAGCAGCTTGGCCAGGCTGTCCCCCGCCGCGAGCGGTTCGCGCGGAGCCTGCCCGGGGGTCACGTCTTCGCGTAAGACGCCCAGGACACGCCGCATGTCCGCCAGTGCGGTGCGGCCGGTGCGGGAAAGTTCCGCGAGTACCACGGCTGCCCTCGCCGGGTCTTTTTGAACCACGACGGCGGCCCCATCCGACAGGCTGATCATGACTGTGAGCGAGTGTGCCACGACGTCGTGCATTTCCCGGGCAATGCGGTTGCGTTCCGTGACCGAGCCAAGCCGCGTGGCCCGGGCCGCCCAGGCGGCGACCTCGTGCTCATGTTCGCGCCGCTGCCGGACCGAAACGCCGAGCCCGGTGGCTATGACGTTCGAGAGCGAGATGCTGATGCCGGCGGCGATGCTGCTGATCAACTGGAAGTTCTCCGGCGTGTTCACCCCCATGTCCGGCAGCCTGCCGTCCAGCGGACCCACGGCAAGCACCAGATACAGGAACACCAGCGGCGCAGTGGCGGCCGTCAGGCACCCCAGCGCGACCCTGCGGGTGCGGGCCGCGGCCACGGAGTACAGCGCAAACCACAGCCCGGCCGCAACGTTCGAACCCCACGGATGCAGCAGCGTCACCGCCAATTCAAGGACCGCCACGGCAGCCACTACTGCCACCGGGTGGCTTCGCCGCAGCGCCAGGGCGGCCGCAGCGGCACCGAGCAGCACAGCGACGGGCCAGACGCCGTCGCGCACTGATCCCTCGGCGGTGGGAATCACCAGCAGCAGGTAGCAGGCCACAACGATGGCATCCATGGCGCGTGGATGCTGGAGCAGGTAACGCCGGATCCGGCCCCGGCGCCGGGCGGTGATCTCCGCAAAGGACGCGTCGGCCTGACCGGCCGGCGCGTCCTTTGGAGGAACTGCATCCATCATGTTCTGAGCCTAGACGGTGGGCCTAGACGTCCCGCCGTTTCAACAGCACGCCGGCCAGAACCACCGGAATGACAACCCACGCGCCCAGCACCAGGGCCGCCTGCCAGGCTTCCAGGGTGTCCGGCATGTGCTGTGCGGCTGTCATCGGTTCCACCGTATTGCCGGGCAGGTATTTGCGGGCCTCGACGAAAAAGTCGCCCGGGATCAGCTGGAAGGCAATGGGCGCCACGAAGAACAATCCGACCAGGCTCATGATGCCGCCGGCGGAGTTGCGGATCAGCGAGCCCAACGCCATGCCGATTGCTGCGACGGCCGCGACGTAGAGGCTGTTCACGAGCAGCAGTTTCACCGACTGGGAGCTGGCGAGGTCCAGCTTGAGGTTGTAGTTCTCCAGAATGGGCAGTGACACGAGGCCGGCCAGGTACACGGACACTGCGGTGA is drawn from Micrococcaceae bacterium Sec5.8 and contains these coding sequences:
- a CDS encoding M18 family aminopeptidase; the protein is MPFQTNAAAHIQDLGAYVTASPSSFHAVHEAARRLNGAGFTALDELQHWDLPAGAGKFYVIRDGAIIAWVTPETAGPTTGFNILGAHTDSPSFKLKPRPTTGKFGWLQAGVEVYGGPLLNSWLDRELQLAGRLVMVDGTEHLTATGPLLRFPQLAIHLDRAVNEGLALDKQQHMNPVYGLGDPAANDLLGLLAARVAGADVDAALIGGYDVVIADTQAPAVFGANGEFFASGRLDNLSATHAGLTALIDHADAPLPPGAPIAVLAAFDHEEIGSASRSGASGPILEDVLVRISDGLGATASQRRQALAASFCVSADAGHAVHPNYPERHDPANRPALNGGPLLKINANQRYATDATGAALWARLCAGAGIPYQEFVSNNVMPCGSTIGPLTATRLGIRTVDVGVPLLSMHSARELCGVEDPHRLARVTALFFRTAA
- a CDS encoding amino acid permease translates to MQADQQLSKSLKPRHLSMIAIAGVIGAGLFVGSGAAIQQAGPGILVAYMAAGLVVILVMRMLGEMAAANPETGSFSTYADKALGRWAGFSIGWLYAWFWIIVLGIEATAGAAIMHRWVPGIDQWVWALLLMVLLTLTNLGSVKSFGEFEFWFASIKVAAISLFLLFGVAAILGLIPGVPAPGVSNLLNNGGFMPNGPGAVLAGILVVVFSFFGAEIATIAAGESENPVDAVKKAVKSTVWRILVFYIGSIAVVVTLLPWNSASVAKSPYVAVIELFGIPGAGTIMDIVVLTSVLSCLNSGLYTASRMLFSLSRRGDAPRAWMRISRRGVPAAAVLASTVVGFITVGLNYIAPDTVFLFLVNTSGAIALFVWLVIASSQLILRRRMGAAAKDLQLKMWLFPYLTWVAIISIAALLIGMVILETTRESLLLSLALAAVVVGVGVWRYRKHGGKSPAGEPGTSGTETVDAGAAAGPVS
- a CDS encoding response regulator transcription factor, which encodes MSHHESAEGSGRIRVLLVDDQPLLRMGFRLILEGEDDLSIVGEASDGADAVRQVRALGPDVVLMDVRMPVLDGIEATRAITAAAAHTKIIILTTFDLDEYAFAGLQAGASAFLLKDVAPAELIHAVRVVASGDAVVAPRVTRRLLEAYVRAGAAASDRRAAPGGVRPARDPLLEDLTPRETEMLGAMAEGLSNAEIAHRYFLAEATVKTHVRRILTKLHLRDRVQAVVYAYETGLVVPSNPDY
- a CDS encoding histidine kinase, with amino-acid sequence MMDAVPPKDAPAGQADASFAEITARRRGRIRRYLLQHPRAMDAIVVACYLLLVIPTAEGSVRDGVWPVAVLLGAAAAALALRRSHPVAVVAAVAVLELAVTLLHPWGSNVAAGLWFALYSVAAARTRRVALGCLTAATAPLVFLYLVLAVGPLDGRLPDMGVNTPENFQLISSIAAGISISLSNVIATGLGVSVRQRREHEHEVAAWAARATRLGSVTERNRIAREMHDVVAHSLTVMISLSDGAAVVVQKDPARAAVVLAELSRTGRTALADMRRVLGVLREDVTPGQAPREPLAAGDSLAKLLQGFRMAGLPLHYRHTGPSLPDDAAFQLTVYRIVQESLTNALRYGRSLGRVDVVIARNGPRVTIDVIDDGKGTVDDAGAISVQGARDPDRSGGAGQGLAGMLERARIYAGAVQAGRSGDHGWRVHAVLHWNGDNGKQGT